Below is a genomic region from Candidatus Diapherotrites archaeon.
TGCCATTGCCTTTTCAAATTCCTTCAAAACGCCCGCCTTTTCCAGTTCGGGATAAGTGTCATAGCCGAAGTTTGCCGTCAAAAGCTGGCGTTCCTGTGTAAGCTGGCGATGTCGGTGCAAGTCACGGAAGCCGCCGTAATTTGAGAGCAAGTCGAAAGTGTAGTATGCGTTTTCGAAGCTTCGCAAAGGCTTGTGCCTGCGGTTCTGCCTGTGCGCAAGAGATGCATGGATGACTTTGCGCTTTTCCTCTTCGCCCATTGCGGCAACGATTTTTTTGAGCTGGTGCAGGGGCTTGTCGCTGTGCGCGTAAAGCAGCGCGCAAACGATTTTGTTGTCGGCTTCCATGTCAAAGTCGACCAGTTCCACTTCCTTTGCCTGCTCCGCATGTTTGCCTGCAAGCAGTTCTTTTGCGGTTGCGTCAAGGTTTGCGTTCGCCTGCCTGAAAAAATCCTGTGTCGGGCCGCCGTATTTTCCGGCCGCGCGCTTGACGAAAGAAGGAATGTAAGTCAAAAGCTCTTCGTGCAATGAAGAAGCGATGCCGTTGATTTCCTTCAATGGCGAGGCGTGCATTTTGAGTATGAGGTATTCGAACGCCCTGCCATTGCCGTACAGGCCGAGGTTTGTCAGCGTTGAAGCAGGCAGGAGGCCGCGCAGGAGGTCGCAGGTTTTAGCCTTGATTGTCGACTTGTACGCGCGGTCGGTTGTCTCGGAGTCCTGCGGAAACCATTCCTCGGCCTGTGTTCTCACTTTCGGCACGAGTTCGGCGTACGTGCCGAACAGCAAATCGCACGTTTCCACGTAATCCTTTTCGAATGCCGACTGCATTATGCCAGGCTCGAGCAGGTACTGGTATCGGCCGCCCTCTTTCTCGTCAAAGTAAACGTAGCGCGTGCTTTTTTCCAGGGGGGAGAGGCCAATGCGTGAATCCTCGAGGACTTTGCTTGCGATGATTGAAACCTTTTCGCATGCGACGTGCGCTCCGCCTAATTCCGCGACGGAATCGTCGCCGTAGCCGACCAGAACGCGGTCGTAAAACTCTTCGGCTTTCTTGGTTGCGATTGCCTGCTGTTCTCCGTTTCCAAGTGAATAGTTGACGATTTCCCGGAAGCCGGATTCCTTGTCGGCAATGAATTCGTCGAGCAAAAGCCTGCGCAATGGTTTCGGCGAGCGCGAATAGCGCGAGAACAGTGCGCCTGAAACGACTTCGGGCAGGTTTTTGAGGACAAAGACGTTTTTGTCCATGTTCGAAAAAAACGGTTCCAGGATTTTCCGCTCTTCCGAGGAAAAAGAATTTTCCGCCATTGCCCCACCAGACTAAATTAAAGCAATGGCAATGGTTAAATATTTCACTTTTGATTATTGTTTTCATGCCCCATAAAACCGGCCGGCCGCGCCATTATTCCGACAGGGCCATTAAGCGGCCCGGAAGAGGCTTTTCGCATGGCCAGGGCTCTTTGGACCGCCTGATTCTCCTCGGAATCGTGGTTTTGGTTTTCGCAGTCATAATGCTTGTTGCCTTTTCCCGTCCGCATGAAAGGGCTGACGGGAAAGTGCAGGCCTATTATGCGGGGAATGGGCGGAGTGGCGTTCGTGAAGTGTTCGACTTTTTGGGCGTGCTAAAATTTGGCATGAATTCCGGTTCCGGCGGCCCTGAAATTAAGCCCGCCGTCATTCCGGGTGACGTGAACCAAAGCAAAAAGCCGGATGTCGTGCCCGCAACAGGCACTGACAAGGAACCCGTGATTCGGGCCTGCAGCAATGACTGTTCTTCCGCCGGCTTGAGGCAGTGTTCCGGTTCCGGCTATAATGTCTGCGGAAACTTTGACGAAGACGACTGCCTTGAATGGGGTTCCTGGACAGGCTGTCCTGACGGCCGGGCGTGCGCCAACGGAAACTGCGAAGTTTCTCGCGGGGTTTTTTCTTCTGAGGGCCTTGTTTCATACTGGCGTTTTGATGATTTGTCGGATTCGTTTGGTTCAAATGATTTGGTTATGTCCGGCAATGTTGTTGCGGGTTCTTCGCCTGATTGCGCTTTCGGCGGCTGCCTTGCCCTTGATTCTTCTTCCGGGCAGGCCGAAGCCAGGGGTTTGCCGGATTCGGGCGGTTTGTCTGATTTGTCGATTGCGTTGCGCGTCAAGTTTGGCGCCGGTGGCGATACTGCCACCCGGGCCTGGGTGGCGGGCTGGGCCGATGCGCAGGGCCAGGGCGTAGGTTTTTACCGCTATGGCGCCAGCCAGCTTGTTTTTTTCGCCAACGGCGCGGATGGCAGTTTGACTGATTGCTGGAGTTCCGCCTTGAATGACGGCAAATGGCACCGGCTGGCGGGCGAGGCGTCTGAACAGCACATAACCTTGTTTGTGGACGGGTTTCCTCTTTGTTACAAGGCGCGTTCCGGCGCATTTCTTTCCGGCGCCAGCTTCAAGGCCGGCGGCCCGGTTTCCCCATCTGGCAGCGTTCTTGTTGACGAGCTGATGGTTTTCGACCGTTCGTTCACGCAGTTCGTTCACCCGCAGGCCGGTTACACTTTGCTGGGCGCTTTGCCATCCAACGCGCTTGGCATGAGGGGGCCGGTTATAGGCGCCGGCGGCGCGGTGCCGGGCGTGTACCTGTTTGACGGCAAAATATACTTTTTTTCCAGCATGGACGCATACAACTATTATAGCCTTTGCAGTTACGCCGTTTCAGGCAGCTCCGCGCGCTCTTTTGCTGTCGAGTACGGTGATCGTTACAATACCTTCTTCGTGGACGGGGGCTTGGTGTGTGCGTGGCCGGCAAACCGCGGGCTCGCCGTTGCGCGTCCGCCTGACGACGGCTATGCCAATGAAGGGGCGGCCGCAACCACGCGGCTGCAGGCGGGCACGTTCCTGTCAACGGCCGGCCTTGACGGGCTGCCCGTGCACCGCAAGCGCCTAATTACCGCGGGCTGGCTCAGCCCTGATTTGAAGTCCTTAAAGGAAGACCTTGGCGTGTACGACGAGTCCGGATTCGACGGCATCGCGATAGACGACGAGGTATTCTTCAATGAACCGGGCAGGCCGTGGCCATTGAATATATTTCAGAAGACCGCCTTAAGCACGGGCCGCAGGTACCGGGAAGGGCAGTTTGACGCCGTCGCCGGAGAAGTCGGGCAGGCCCTGGGAAAAGCGAAGAACCTGAAGCATAATTACATGGTACTCTATCTGGGCTGGACGCATTCGTCGGTTCTCGGCAACCACCTGAGCCCGGTGCTCGATGCGGACGGGATACCGGTATTCGACGCCAACGGCCTTAAGCTCCATAACCTGACTGCGGACGAGCAATGGCAAATCATTGCCGGCAACGCGCGGGTTGCAGCAGGGCTGGCGAAAAAGGCCGGCCTTGAAGGAATCATAATTGATACTGAACAGAACTATTCGGTCAACACCCAGGACCCCGGTTACATTGCTTACAAGGGTTCTCCGCTTACCCTCAGCTACGAACAATCCGTGCCGGTCAATCCGGCGCCGTTCGCCGAGTACGAGGCCGCGGCCCGCCAGCGGGGGCAACAATTGGCATCCGCGATGGCCGAGGAGTATCCGGACATGACCGTGCTCTTCCATTTTGCGTACAGCCTGTACAGCGACAAGGACAGAAAGGAAACAGGCGGAATCGACCAAAAGAGTTATTTGGAACGGTATACCCTACTGCCTGCCTTCATCGACGGCATGCTCGAAGGCGCTCCGGGCATCCGGTTCATTGACGGCGACGAGTGGACCTACACCATCCGGCGGCGCGGGCAACTGCTTGACCGCAAGAAGCATTTCCTTGAAAACGCGCTTGAAAAATCCGCCACAAACACGCCCGGGAACCGACAGATTGAATACGGTCAAGAGCTGTGGGCTACCGTGCTTGAGCAGACGCCCGATGATGCAGCTTGGGTTGATGTAAACTTTATTCCCGAAGATGAGATTGAATTGGCTAAGCAGTTCGGATACGGAATCCGCGACGCCTTGCGCGCAAGCGAGGGCATGGTTCTGATTTGGCACGCACAGCGTCCGCCGTGGCCGGTCTACCGGACTGCAAGAAATGGGCAGAGGTACCGCGCCCAGGGCGTGATGCCCGATTCTTTCAGACAGGCGATAAAGGATGCGCGCAAGAATGTCGAGGGCAACACCAATCCGGTGATGCCGGTTGTCGGTTTTGTTTCGGCAGGCACGGGGGAAAAAGTTTCAATCACTTTGCCTGAGGCAAGCGACGCCGACGGGGATTCCTTGATTACCTGGGTTGACGGCCTGCCGGAAGGCGCGTCTTACGAGCCGCTTTCCCGCACAATCGAATGGCCGAACCCGCGCGCGGGAATCTACTCCCTGTCTTACGGCGCTTCCGACGGCTTTTTGGAAGCCGCGGCACAGTTCAGCCTTGTGATTTACGGCTAGCGGCCTATAACCGTTTGGCATTCTTTCATGGGCATGCTTTCTGTTTTAAAAAACCTTTCAGGGCAATCGTTTTTATGCATCCAAGCGACGCCATCAAGGGAACCGCGTCAAAAAGATTTTTCATGCCGCATTTGAAACCGGTTGTTGTCTGCGCATTTGTGTTGCTTGTTTTGCTTTCCGGTTGCACCGCCACAAAAAGCAAAGGCGTGGAAAAGCCGGTTGATTCCGACAAAAACTTTTTGGATTCAAACCAAGCCAAGTCCGCGCCCGAAACTGGCGGGCCGCGACAGCCGCCAACCACGGAATTGGTTGCTGAACAACCGGACGCCAATGTTCCGGATGCAAACGCCGGCGCACCCGACGTGAATGCAGCGGCTGCTGTCGTGTTTTGTAACCGGAACGGCGCCTGCGACACAAACGAGTCCGCGGTTTCCTGTCCGGCCGATTGTGCCATTCTTTCCGGAGGCGGAGGAGGCGGCAATTCGCCACAGCCGCCGTCAGGAAACGATAGCGGTTCGTGCAATTCGGACGGCGCATGCAACGGAAACGAGGACACAGCTTCATGCCCTGCTGACTGCAGTGTAAGGCAGTTCAGGCATTATTTGCGGTTTTATGCTTTGGATTACTATAATCGGTTTTCAACAAAGCCGCCGGCGCCGGAAGGGCTGGTTGAATTCACCATCACGCAGGGCACGCCTTTTGGCAACCTGCAGGATTATACTCATTTTAATGTGACGGATTCCGGCCATGTTGTTTTGACAACTTCCACTGCGCCCAAAACTCTTGTTGCGTTGAGCCAAAGCGAGCTTGACGGCTTGTTTGCGCAGTATGGTTTTGGCGGGGATAAAAACAACATCTATTCTGGCGTGATTGCAAGGGCTGAAGTCGGGAAAATCCATGAGGAACTTGTAGAACGCCATCCGGAGCTTTTTCCGAACGGCACTGAATTGTTTGTCGGCGCCGTCATAGGGCCGGACGGGTTGCCCGAGCTCGTGGACAACTTTCCGGTCAGGGAAAGAAGCGACATTGCCGACTACCAGCTTGGCAAAACAATGGTTTACCCGCTTCCATATTCGCCGGTCGGCTACGGGCGGTACCGGACGCTTTGGAATCACGGCAGCTGGGCGGTCAGGGTATATCTTGCAAGAAGGGCCAATAAGCTGGTGAATGGCGTTCCAGGCGTGGAGAATATTTTTTTGGATAACGTGCAATTGCCGGCTTATATCAAATATCTTGGCTCCCGTGTTGGTTCGGTTCCGGTGCCAAATTATGTTTCGCCCGGAAGCAGGGATGAACAGTTTGCTGTTTATGCGAACAATTTTGTTTCGGTTCTTACTGCCGTTCGCGTAAAAACCGGCGCAAAAATGCTTCTTAACGGTTTGTATGAAGTGAAGGCTAACCAAAGCATTTTTTTTCAAAAACTAATTGCGTCCGGCCAGTTTGACGGCCTTATGACGGAAAACGGGTTTTTTGCTGACGGCGTGGAAAACAATTTGGGCGGCAGCGCGGCAAGCGTGCAATGGTACTGGGATCAGGTGCAGTGGTTGAAGCAAAACGGCAAAAACGCGGTTTTTTTGGCGGGCGGGAAGGACGCTTCGAAGGCATCCAAGGCCTGGCTTTGGGTGCATTTAGTTGCTGACACCAATGTTTTCTTTTCGACCAATCCCAATGAACATTTTGACGTTTACGATTCTCCTTTGGGGTATCCTCTTGACCAGGCTCCGGTAAAAAACGGCAGCGTGTGGAGCAGGCGCTACGAGCGCGGCACGATTGTCTTTGACGTTTCGGGCGGAAGG
It encodes:
- a CDS encoding FAD-dependent thymidylate synthase, producing the protein MAENSFSSEERKILEPFFSNMDKNVFVLKNLPEVVSGALFSRYSRSPKPLRRLLLDEFIADKESGFREIVNYSLGNGEQQAIATKKAEEFYDRVLVGYGDDSVAELGGAHVACEKVSIIASKVLEDSRIGLSPLEKSTRYVYFDEKEGGRYQYLLEPGIMQSAFEKDYVETCDLLFGTYAELVPKVRTQAEEWFPQDSETTDRAYKSTIKAKTCDLLRGLLPASTLTNLGLYGNGRAFEYLILKMHASPLKEINGIASSLHEELLTYIPSFVKRAAGKYGGPTQDFFRQANANLDATAKELLAGKHAEQAKEVELVDFDMEADNKIVCALLYAHSDKPLHQLKKIVAAMGEEEKRKVIHASLAHRQNRRHKPLRSFENAYYTFDLLSNYGGFRDLHRHRQLTQERQLLTANFGYDTYPELEKAGVLKEFEKAMAGAKETYDKIAKEMPLQAQYVVPLAYKIRWYFTLNAREMYHLVELRSTPQGHADYRRVSIEMFHQAKKATPLVFELMKFVYEKGAGLERLEAEKKADEKLERIGKK